A genomic stretch from Diachasmimorpha longicaudata isolate KC_UGA_2023 chromosome 2, iyDiaLong2, whole genome shotgun sequence includes:
- the LOC135173083 gene encoding uncharacterized protein LOC135173083 — protein sequence MRNMDSMRKMNWHSSTISLNASSITGSQASTRSTYRPRDPQQIRQPDETKEKLEPLIKGIHETSAENNAFIKESMTLLKALDIEPRSLSPETNDQLDKVSVILKTENLAVLDETLLTISRNRRRLDDIQRSRIDRNLKRKYEDLCSRYARLEEKVNNTQERVSFITDFVDTAREFNEREYSDIIHKATKLNEYREAARNLENELCGLDVADDYPERILEKYSYYLGATGELAELNKTVNQYGELPADILQAKAAVEQKERRRVEVKNMLDERMMK from the exons ATGAGAAACATGGATTCAATGAGAAAG ATGAACTGGCATTCGTCAACTATATCTCTGAATGCGAGTTCAATAACAGGAAGTCAAGCGAGCACAAGAAGTACCTACCGTCCCCGTGATCCTCAGCAAATTCGTCAACCAGACGAGACAAAAGAAAAACTGGAGCCCCTGATAAAGGGGATTCACGAGACATCAGCTGAGAACAATGCCTTCATCAAGGAGTCGATGACTCTCCTGAAGGCCCTGGATATCGAGCCAAGATCACTCTCACCAGAGACGAACGACCAACTGGATAAAGTATCCGTCATCTTGAAAACCGAGAATCTGGCAGTCCTTGACGAAACTCTGCTAACGATATCTCGAAATAGAAGGAGACTTGATGACATTCAGAGATCGAGGATTGACAGAAACTTGAAGAGAAAGTACGAGGATCTCTGCAGTCGTTATGCGAGACTCGAGGAAAAGGTGAATAACACCCAGGAGCGGGTGAGTTTCATAACCGATTTTGTGGACACTGCACGAGAGTTCAACGAGAGAGAGTACTCTGATATTATTCATAAAGCGACGAAGTTGAATGAATACAGAGAGGCTGCACGTAATTTGGAAAATGAACTGTGTGGACTTGATGTGGCTGATGATTATCCAGAAAGGATTCTGGAGAAATACAGTTATTATTTGGGGGCCACTGGAGAGCTTGCAGAGCTGAATAAAACTGTCAATCAGTATGGAGAACTACCGGCTGATATTCTGCAGGCGAAGGCTGCTGTCGAGCAAAAGGAGAGACGACGTGTCGAGGTGAAAAATATGTTGGACGAGCGGATGATGAAGTAG
- the LOC135173064 gene encoding proline-rich protein PRCC, protein MSLVGLVAYDSSDESGDEVTSDEQNALVPPKTIINNGNAPRISNLPEVANETQETEPNKYENLPESSLFNSLPKPRSCQPPLAEDHEMPVTKTTQIPSELPQKREKAPVQFLVPSLSDFKDVDEEMEKKKTRKEPSSSGSGLFSMLPAPGGSLPSAKNLVPQVLTKPKPLSSSLTPSQLRKPTKKPQPPTISSALNSLKYDSNSEDEDDEKSLAPQKNFDFFSLSKSVEIAVPEEAMASLMLPPPPERDPHEKTLDNTPQMTPTSGDTQTLRSTVMNLPREEILLKNQAEVGPKLPVPEQEYHVDAEGNVAFDEKAIEYLCGKRGIKRKNELIQGTNIIDISGDDIKPDEREWLVKALTEEPVQRTVSLSSAGPSTASKKKHQITYLAHQAKAMEIELQNQWAANKMARKQTKSKYGF, encoded by the exons aTGAGTCTCGTAGGTCTAGTGGCTTATGACAGCAGTGACGAGAGTGGAGACGAGGTTACGTCCGATGAACAAAATGCTTTAGTTCCTccaaaaacaataataaacaatGGGAATGCCCCAAGAATAAGTAATCTTCCAGAAGTAGCGAATGAAACTCAGGAAACTGAACCCAACAAATATGAAAATCTCCCTGAATCTTCGTTATTCAACTCTCTACCCAAACCTAGGAGCTGTCAACCTCCTTTAGCAGAAGATCATGAAATGCCTGTCACCAAAACCACTCAAATACCTTCAGAACTCCCACAGAAGAGGGAAAAAGCTCCTGTACAATTTCTAGTTCCATCTCTATCTGAc TTCAAAGATGTTGACGAGGAAATGGAGAAGAAGAAAACGAGAAAAGAACCTTCCTCG AGTGGAAGTGGCCTCTTCAGCATGTTACCAGCCCCAGGAGGATCCCTACCAAGTGCAAAGAACCTCGTGCCACAGGTTCTCACAAAGCCCAAGCCCCTCTCATCCTCCTTAACCCCCTCTCAATTACGCAAACCCACGAAAAAACCCCAGCCCCCAACGATATCCTCCGCCCTAAATTCACTAAAATACGACTCAAACTCTGAAGACGAAGACGACGAGAAAAGTTTAGCACCCCAAAAGAATTTTGATTTCTTTTCACTTTCGAAATCAGTCGAAATCGCAGTGCCTGAAGAGGCGATGGCCTCCCTCATGCTGCCTCCTCCCCCGGAGAGGGATCCTCACGAAAAAACTTTGGACAACACCCCACAAATGACCCCAACATCTGGGGACACTCAGACCCTGAGGAGCACAGTGATGAATCTTCCACGAGAGGAGATTCTCCTGAAGAATCAGGCTGAAGTTGGTCCGAAACTACCAGTACCCGAGCAGGAGTATCACGTGGACGCTGAGGGGAACGTGGCATTCGACGAGAAAGCAATCGAGTATCTCTGTGGAAAACGAGGAATAAAGAGGAAGAACGAACTCATCCAGGGGACGAACATCATCGATATCAGTGGAGACGACATAAAGCCCGACGAGAGGGAGTGGCTGGTGAAGGCCCTGACAGAGGAGCCAGTACAACGGACAGTGTCATTGTCCAGTGCTGGCCCCAGCACTGCCTCCAAGAAGAAGCACCAGATCACCTACCTGGCCCATCAAGCCAAAGCCATGGAAATCGAGCTGCAGAACCAATGGGCTGCAAACAAAATGGCTAGAAAACAAACGAAATCTAAATATGGATTTTAA